One genomic segment of Methylocystis sp. SC2 includes these proteins:
- a CDS encoding isochorismate synthase MenF, which translates to MNAVSLPPPIPSVEANPTFLFTSPHRSIKAFGVAESISLSACGAAHSDSFLQTAVQGAINRARQAGQANPIVAGAIPFDVRQPCSLFVPMSYTAFARESLMVEARRSERAPTVLGMRSLPDKDAFKDAVTRAITSFRAGKMSKAVLSRILEIELAQPVDVAAILNALVTQNPSGYHFKATLGDGAILLGASPELLIRKDGAAIRSNPLAGSAKRRSDPDEDQLASRTLLQSNKDNFEHRLVVDEIQEALEPVCKALTTPTEPALMNTSTMWHLSTLITGELANHHTSALQLACRLHPTPAVCGYPTAESRSLISALEPFDRGVFSGAVGWCDSAGDGEWAVAIRCGTVHDKAIRLFAGAGIVEASDPESEWAETEAKLGTMLRAFGIETGERPACR; encoded by the coding sequence ATGAATGCGGTTAGTCTTCCTCCACCAATTCCAAGCGTTGAAGCGAATCCCACCTTCTTATTCACCTCGCCGCACCGTAGCATCAAAGCGTTCGGCGTCGCCGAGAGCATTTCCCTTTCGGCGTGCGGCGCGGCGCATTCGGATAGTTTCCTGCAGACGGCCGTGCAGGGGGCGATTAATCGGGCGCGGCAGGCCGGACAGGCGAATCCCATCGTTGCGGGCGCCATTCCTTTCGACGTTCGGCAACCCTGCTCACTGTTCGTGCCAATGAGCTATACGGCTTTCGCGAGGGAGTCGCTGATGGTTGAAGCGCGACGCTCGGAGCGAGCGCCCACGGTGCTCGGCATGCGCAGCCTCCCCGACAAGGACGCATTCAAAGACGCCGTCACGCGCGCGATCACAAGCTTTCGCGCCGGGAAAATGTCGAAAGCGGTTCTATCCCGCATTCTCGAGATCGAACTCGCGCAACCGGTCGACGTTGCAGCGATCTTGAACGCCTTGGTGACGCAAAATCCCAGCGGCTATCATTTCAAGGCGACTTTGGGCGATGGCGCGATATTGCTTGGCGCAAGTCCAGAGCTCCTGATCCGAAAGGACGGCGCCGCCATTCGCTCTAATCCCTTGGCCGGTTCGGCCAAACGCAGATCGGACCCGGACGAGGATCAGCTGGCGAGCCGCACGCTGCTGCAGTCGAACAAGGACAATTTCGAACACAGGCTCGTCGTGGATGAGATCCAGGAAGCGCTGGAGCCCGTATGCAAAGCTCTAACGACGCCCACTGAGCCAGCGCTCATGAACACGTCGACGATGTGGCATCTCTCGACATTGATCACCGGCGAACTCGCGAACCACCACACGTCGGCGCTTCAACTTGCCTGTCGGCTGCATCCGACGCCTGCGGTCTGCGGCTATCCAACCGCCGAGTCGCGGTCGCTGATCAGCGCTCTGGAGCCATTCGACCGCGGGGTCTTCAGCGGCGCCGTCGGATGGTGCGATTCAGCGGGCGATGGCGAATGGGCGGTGGCGATAAGGTGCGGAACGGTTCACGACAAAGCGATTCGACTCTTTGCCGGCGCCGGCATCGTCGAAGCTTCCGATCCGGAATCGGAATGGGCGGAAACTGAAGCCAAGCTCGGCACGATGCTGCGCGCCTTCGGAATAGAAACCGGGGAGCGCCCGGCATGCCGATAG
- a CDS encoding (2,3-dihydroxybenzoyl)adenylate synthase → MPIEFTPWPEAFARRYRDKGYWRGEPLTEILRYACRRRPDGVALICGDRSFTYAELDAKSSRLASSLARRGIAQGDTALVQLPNIAEFYIVFFALLKMGAAPVNALFSHDRLEIAAYAQQLQPKLLIASAEHHLFADDVYVTGLRSIAPTLSVVAIHGRTEYAENLQSLWECDLDGAADEPRPSAADQVAFFQLSGGSTGVPKLIPRTHDDYYYSVRRSAEICRLTSESRYLCALPAPHNFPLSSPGALGVFHAGGTVVMARNPSADLCFDLIRRHEANFTAIVPTIASLWLDAAANDSLEAPNLTVMQVGGARLSESVARRIVATFGCRLQQVFGMAEGLVNYTGLDDDPERILTTQGRPMSPDDELKIVDADGEEVAAGDVGELLTRGPYTVRGYYRCPEHNARAFDEDGFYHTGDLVEMTADGYVRVVGRIKDQINRGGEKIPAEEIENLLLQHGAVVHAALISMPDSLMGEKSCAYIVASDAALRPIALRKHLRSQGIAEFKLPDRFEFVDQMPLTAFGKVDKQMLRDDIQAKLNV, encoded by the coding sequence ATGCCGATAGAGTTCACGCCCTGGCCCGAAGCCTTTGCCCGCAGATATCGCGACAAAGGCTATTGGCGCGGCGAGCCGCTGACGGAAATTTTGCGCTACGCATGCCGGCGTCGTCCGGACGGCGTGGCGCTGATTTGCGGCGATCGCTCGTTTACTTACGCGGAGCTCGACGCCAAGTCGTCGCGACTGGCGTCGAGCCTCGCCCGGCGCGGAATCGCGCAAGGCGACACGGCGCTGGTCCAACTCCCCAACATCGCCGAGTTTTACATCGTCTTTTTTGCGCTGCTCAAAATGGGAGCGGCGCCTGTCAACGCGCTGTTCAGCCACGACAGGCTGGAGATCGCCGCCTATGCGCAGCAGCTCCAGCCCAAGCTTCTGATCGCGTCCGCCGAACATCATCTCTTCGCGGATGACGTCTATGTCACAGGCTTGCGGAGCATCGCGCCCACATTGAGCGTCGTCGCCATCCATGGACGAACTGAATACGCTGAAAATCTTCAGTCGCTGTGGGAATGTGACTTAGACGGCGCGGCGGACGAACCGCGTCCATCTGCGGCCGATCAGGTGGCGTTTTTCCAATTGTCGGGCGGCAGCACCGGCGTTCCCAAGCTCATTCCGCGCACCCATGACGATTACTACTACAGCGTGCGGCGAAGCGCGGAAATCTGCCGCCTCACATCCGAGAGCCGCTATCTGTGCGCGCTTCCAGCGCCCCATAATTTTCCACTGAGTTCGCCCGGCGCGCTCGGCGTCTTTCACGCCGGCGGAACGGTGGTGATGGCGCGAAATCCGAGCGCGGATCTCTGCTTCGATCTCATACGCCGTCACGAGGCGAACTTCACGGCCATCGTGCCGACGATTGCTTCGTTATGGCTTGACGCCGCCGCCAACGACTCTCTCGAAGCGCCAAATCTCACAGTGATGCAGGTCGGCGGCGCGCGACTGAGCGAGTCGGTCGCCCGCCGAATTGTCGCGACCTTCGGCTGCCGGCTGCAGCAGGTTTTCGGCATGGCGGAAGGCCTGGTGAACTACACGGGTCTTGACGATGATCCCGAGCGCATTTTGACGACTCAAGGGCGGCCGATGAGTCCCGATGATGAGCTGAAAATCGTCGATGCAGATGGCGAAGAGGTCGCCGCGGGCGACGTCGGAGAGCTGCTGACTCGCGGTCCCTACACGGTCCGGGGATATTATCGCTGCCCAGAACATAACGCCCGCGCATTCGATGAAGACGGATTCTATCACACAGGCGATCTCGTCGAAATGACGGCGGACGGATATGTGCGAGTCGTGGGTCGCATAAAGGATCAGATCAACCGCGGCGGCGAGAAGATTCCCGCCGAAGAGATCGAAAATCTGCTGCTGCAACACGGGGCGGTCGTGCACGCGGCGCTCATTTCCATGCCCGACTCTCTGATGGGAGAGAAAAGTTGCGCTTACATTGTCGCCAGCGACGCCGCGCTAAGGCCGATCGCCTTGCGAAAGCATCTGCGCAGCCAGGGAATTGCGGAATTCAAGCTCCCCGATCGTTTTGAATTCGTCGATCAGATGCCGCTTACGGCCTTCGGTAAAGTCGACAAGCAAATGCTGCGCGACGACATCCAGGCAAAGCTCAACGTCTAA
- a CDS encoding isochorismatase family protein: MAIQSLASYAMPGPDSFRINKVNWSFAPERAALLIHDMQDYFVGFYGEESPLVDQLISNIGRLRAFFRDRGAPVIYTAQPVEQSDEDRGLLNDMWGSGLNAQPHRRNIVQPLLPDAGETVLTKWRYSAFKRSRLAEMMKEMGRDQLAICGVYGHIGCLTTALDAFMHDIKPFMIADAIGDFSLEDHLMTLNYVAGRCGMVVGVDDVLAARNAHSAPLTREEIKKQLLSALDVLESEFDPDENLIDYGLDSVRVMMLVTEWRKLGIDVGFDELAKKPTLNGWWDIIDRRLAAVVSA, encoded by the coding sequence ATGGCCATACAATCCCTTGCCTCCTACGCAATGCCGGGCCCGGACTCCTTCCGAATCAACAAAGTCAATTGGAGTTTTGCGCCCGAGCGCGCGGCGCTGCTGATCCACGACATGCAAGACTATTTCGTCGGCTTCTACGGCGAGGAAAGTCCGCTCGTCGATCAGCTCATCTCGAATATTGGAAGGCTGCGCGCCTTTTTCAGGGACCGCGGCGCCCCGGTGATCTATACGGCGCAGCCCGTTGAACAGAGCGACGAAGATCGCGGCTTGCTGAATGACATGTGGGGATCTGGTCTGAACGCCCAACCGCACCGACGCAACATTGTTCAGCCTCTATTGCCGGACGCAGGCGAGACAGTGCTGACGAAGTGGCGTTACAGCGCGTTCAAGCGCTCGCGATTGGCCGAGATGATGAAGGAGATGGGCAGAGATCAACTGGCGATCTGCGGCGTCTACGGCCACATCGGTTGTCTGACGACGGCGCTCGACGCGTTCATGCATGACATCAAGCCTTTCATGATCGCCGACGCCATCGGCGATTTTTCGCTCGAAGATCATCTCATGACTTTGAACTATGTCGCGGGACGCTGCGGCATGGTGGTCGGCGTCGACGACGTGCTCGCCGCGCGAAACGCGCATTCTGCTCCGCTGACCAGAGAAGAAATCAAGAAACAGCTCTTGTCGGCGCTCGATGTCCTGGAATCAGAGTTCGACCCTGACGAGAACCTTATCGATTACGGCCTCGACTCGGTGCGAGTCATGATGCTGGTCACGGAATGGCGCAAACTCGGCATAGATGTGGGTTTTGACGAGCTGGCGAAAAAGCCGACCTTGAACGGCTGGTGGGACATCATCGATCGGCGGCTCGCCGCGGTGGTCTCCGCGTGA
- the dhbA gene encoding 2,3-dihydro-2,3-dihydroxybenzoate dehydrogenase: MDFSGKRIWVTGAGQGIGYATAAQFAALGGDVVGLDKTFAASSYPFATVRLDVTERDQVQETCRVLLKERPRLDVLVSAAGVLRIGSTEELSFDDWSACMDVNASGPFHLLQQTIPQFKRQRSGAIVSVGSNAAHTPRVLMSAYCASKAALTSLTHCVGLELAPYGVRCNLVSPGSTDTAMQRSMWRSADAEKQVIAGDLGSFKLGIPLGKIATPAEIASAVVFLASDLASHITLQDLVVDGGATLAA; the protein is encoded by the coding sequence ATGGATTTCTCAGGAAAGCGGATCTGGGTCACGGGCGCCGGCCAGGGAATCGGCTATGCGACGGCCGCCCAATTCGCGGCGCTCGGCGGCGACGTCGTCGGGCTGGACAAGACGTTCGCGGCCTCGAGCTATCCTTTCGCGACCGTGCGCCTCGATGTCACCGAGCGCGATCAGGTACAAGAGACCTGTCGAGTCTTGCTGAAAGAACGTCCGAGACTGGATGTGCTGGTCAGCGCCGCGGGCGTGCTGCGCATAGGTTCGACGGAAGAGCTGAGCTTTGACGATTGGTCCGCGTGTATGGACGTCAACGCGTCCGGCCCATTCCACCTGCTTCAGCAGACCATTCCGCAGTTCAAACGGCAGCGCTCGGGCGCGATCGTCAGCGTCGGCTCCAACGCCGCGCATACGCCGCGCGTGCTGATGAGCGCCTATTGCGCCTCGAAGGCGGCGCTGACCAGCCTGACGCACTGCGTGGGCTTGGAGCTCGCGCCTTATGGCGTGAGGTGCAATCTCGTCTCCCCCGGCTCCACGGACACCGCCATGCAGCGGTCCATGTGGCGTTCGGCGGACGCAGAGAAGCAAGTGATCGCCGGAGATCTTGGGTCCTTCAAATTGGGAATTCCGCTGGGAAAAATCGCAACCCCAGCGGAGATCGCAAGCGCCGTCGTGTTTCTTGCGTCGGATCTCGCCAGCCACATTACGCTTCAGGATCTTGTCGTGGATGGCGGCGCGACGCTTGCAGCTTAA
- a CDS encoding transporter substrate-binding domain-containing protein: MIKINFLLSIIVTCFAIALSTPACAETASPPAKKMQVVVLESPPFVMKTDQGFTGFAIDLWEESAKRMGLDYEYREASTLQELLDSITMGKSDVAVTELTINAERMERMDFSQPWFDAGLQIMIHQAPPTGFWSFFQQLEENGHLKVYLWMGLGVIVASFLLTALDRRLDPEFPTEWKQGFSESFYHVLSVLTSGKTNHKLLFGSYGTMIAAVWLVMGAGVVAYITSSITSVMTVNSLERRIWVADKDRIDDLTDLKGKIVGTLSGSVASMYVAKAGLSGRGFSTLGNLVKALAENRVDAIVGDQPSLVYLLHQRPDLPVIPVGNVIRHEKYGFALKSGSPIRLKLSKQVMLAWETGLIDRLRKKYFGG; this comes from the coding sequence ATGATTAAAATCAACTTCTTGCTGTCCATTATCGTAACCTGCTTCGCCATCGCTCTGTCCACGCCCGCATGCGCGGAAACCGCCTCCCCTCCGGCAAAAAAAATGCAGGTTGTGGTGTTGGAAAGTCCTCCGTTCGTAATGAAGACTGACCAGGGATTTACTGGATTTGCGATCGACCTGTGGGAGGAGAGCGCCAAACGCATGGGCTTGGATTACGAATACCGGGAAGCATCAACCCTGCAAGAGCTTCTCGATTCGATAACCATGGGAAAATCCGACGTTGCGGTCACCGAATTGACCATAAACGCCGAGCGGATGGAGCGAATGGATTTTTCCCAGCCCTGGTTCGATGCGGGCTTGCAGATAATGATTCATCAAGCGCCCCCGACCGGTTTTTGGAGTTTCTTCCAGCAGCTTGAGGAGAATGGCCATCTTAAAGTGTATCTTTGGATGGGGCTCGGCGTGATCGTCGCCTCTTTTCTCCTTACGGCGCTGGATAGGCGCCTCGACCCAGAGTTTCCAACGGAGTGGAAACAGGGCTTCTCCGAGAGTTTTTATCACGTCCTCTCAGTTCTGACTTCGGGGAAAACAAATCACAAGCTGCTGTTCGGAAGTTACGGGACAATGATCGCGGCTGTGTGGCTCGTCATGGGCGCGGGCGTTGTAGCTTACATAACGTCCTCGATCACCAGCGTCATGACTGTAAACTCTCTTGAGCGGCGCATATGGGTCGCTGACAAAGACAGAATCGACGATTTGACGGATCTCAAAGGCAAGATCGTCGGCACGCTGAGCGGGAGCGTCGCGAGCATGTATGTCGCGAAGGCGGGCCTGTCCGGCAGGGGGTTCAGCACCCTTGGCAATCTCGTCAAGGCGCTGGCGGAAAATCGCGTGGATGCGATCGTCGGCGACCAGCCTTCCCTCGTTTATCTCTTACATCAGCGCCCCGATTTGCCAGTGATTCCCGTGGGCAACGTCATAAGACACGAGAAGTATGGGTTCGCCCTGAAGTCCGGCAGCCCAATCCGTCTGAAGCTCTCGAAACAGGTGATGCTCGCCTGGGAGACCGGCCTGATCGACCGTTTACGAAAAAAGTATTTTGGCGGCTGA
- a CDS encoding GCG_CRPN prefix-to-repeats domain-containing protein translates to MPAAPVNAAVQAPVEKVYGGCGVYGHRGPYGGCRAGGQAGGWRYRR, encoded by the coding sequence ATGCCGGCGGCCCCGGTGAATGCTGCGGTTCAGGCTCCGGTTGAGAAGGTCTATGGGGGATGTGGCGTTTACGGACACCGTGGCCCTTATGGCGGTTGCCGGGCCGGCGGGCAGGCTGGCGGATGGCGCTATCGCCGCTAA
- a CDS encoding MucR family transcriptional regulator translates to MTSNAEQPNTTELAAEIVAAFVSRNSLPVSELPALILSVDATLRRLATGAPATIASPAEQPTPAVSIRKSVTADHLICLDDGKRFKSLKRHLATLGMTPEEYRAKWGLPADYPMVAANYAARRSDLAKSMGLGQSRDKAAPPAKRGRKPKTSA, encoded by the coding sequence GTGACATCAAACGCAGAACAGCCGAATACGACCGAGCTCGCCGCCGAAATCGTGGCGGCCTTCGTCTCTCGCAATTCGCTTCCCGTATCGGAGCTCCCCGCTCTGATTTTATCCGTGGATGCGACATTGCGTCGCCTCGCGACGGGCGCGCCGGCGACGATAGCTTCGCCGGCGGAGCAGCCCACGCCCGCCGTCTCCATCCGCAAGTCGGTCACGGCGGACCATCTGATCTGTCTGGATGACGGGAAGCGGTTCAAATCGCTCAAGCGGCATCTCGCGACGCTGGGGATGACGCCGGAGGAGTATCGCGCAAAATGGGGCTTGCCCGCCGACTATCCCATGGTCGCGGCGAATTATGCAGCTCGGCGCTCGGATCTGGCGAAGAGCATGGGGCTCGGTCAATCGCGCGACAAGGCCGCCCCTCCGGCGAAGCGCGGGCGCAAGCCGAAGACGAGCGCTTAG
- a CDS encoding ParB-like protein, which produces MVAKMDAAATTVSVKLAQLRPTQLRVGYEAVDAKRSTWRALSAGEKRRFLESHPFPAVYGPGAQYFLIDGHHMALALLRERVELVSVRQIEDLSGLGAHQFFVALGKRGLICSSGAPQTLAELPRALQDLADDPYRSLIARLRRDCGCPKDPTPFAEFRWADFLRTHIKFDLHRSDPALAIKAAKRLIRDAWCKDPCAECRCTEEAVS; this is translated from the coding sequence ATGGTTGCCAAAATGGATGCGGCCGCGACAACTGTTTCAGTCAAGCTCGCACAGCTGCGACCGACTCAGTTAAGGGTCGGATATGAGGCGGTCGACGCCAAGCGCTCGACGTGGCGAGCCCTGTCGGCTGGAGAAAAACGCCGTTTTCTCGAGTCTCACCCTTTTCCCGCGGTATACGGGCCTGGCGCGCAATATTTCCTGATCGACGGTCACCACATGGCTCTCGCGCTTCTTCGGGAAAGAGTCGAACTGGTTTCAGTGCGTCAGATCGAAGATCTGTCCGGCCTCGGCGCACATCAGTTTTTCGTGGCGCTTGGGAAACGCGGCTTAATTTGCTCTAGCGGCGCGCCGCAGACCCTTGCGGAGTTGCCGCGCGCGCTACAGGACTTGGCGGACGATCCCTACCGGAGCCTGATCGCCCGCCTGCGCCGAGACTGCGGATGCCCGAAGGATCCTACGCCTTTCGCCGAATTTCGCTGGGCCGATTTCCTACGGACCCATATCAAATTCGATTTACATCGAAGTGACCCTGCCCTCGCGATCAAAGCAGCCAAAAGGCTGATTCGCGACGCGTGGTGCAAAGACCCATGCGCTGAATGCCGCTGCACGGAAGAAGCGGTTTCATAG
- a CDS encoding class I SAM-dependent methyltransferase — translation MNRPHENVVEAQFGPRAKAYVESAVHADGADLKALEEIVAAIRPKNALDLGAGGGHVSYRVARFADRVSAVDLSSEMLAAVSAIAREKGLSNITTVRASAEALPFADGAFDFLACRYSAHHWRRFDAGLRQARRVLKKGSQAVFVDVCAPTSPLFDTHLQAVELLRDASHVRNYTLAEWAAALSDAGFAIDRLQTSRLRMDFPVWTARMRTPDENVQAIRSLQFTASAATKAHFEIESDGSFAIGVMFVSVKAAER, via the coding sequence ATGAACAGACCCCACGAAAACGTGGTTGAGGCGCAGTTCGGACCCCGCGCCAAGGCCTATGTCGAGAGCGCAGTTCACGCGGACGGGGCGGACCTGAAAGCCCTCGAAGAGATCGTTGCGGCGATCCGCCCCAAGAACGCCCTCGACCTTGGAGCCGGCGGCGGCCACGTCTCCTATCGAGTGGCGCGCTTCGCCGATCGCGTGTCCGCGGTCGACCTGTCGAGCGAGATGCTCGCCGCGGTCTCGGCGATCGCGCGAGAAAAGGGTCTGTCGAACATCACGACGGTGAGAGCGTCTGCGGAGGCCTTGCCGTTCGCCGACGGCGCCTTCGATTTTCTGGCATGCCGTTACTCCGCGCATCACTGGCGCCGCTTCGACGCGGGCCTGCGCCAGGCCCGCCGCGTATTGAAAAAGGGAAGCCAAGCGGTGTTCGTCGACGTCTGTGCGCCCACATCGCCGCTCTTCGACACGCATCTGCAAGCTGTCGAACTGCTCCGCGACGCCTCTCATGTGCGAAACTACACACTGGCCGAATGGGCCGCCGCCCTGTCCGACGCCGGCTTCGCGATCGATCGGCTCCAGACATCGCGGCTGCGCATGGACTTTCCCGTATGGACGGCGCGGATGCGAACGCCAGACGAAAATGTTCAGGCGATCCGCTCCTTGCAGTTCACTGCCTCGGCGGCGACGAAGGCGCATTTTGAGATTGAGTCCGACGGCTCCTTCGCGATTGGCGTTATGTTCGTCAGCGTGAAGGCGGCGGAGCGTTGA
- a CDS encoding helix-turn-helix domain-containing protein translates to MLDADERRLLGNFIRAHRERARPDIADGRRRTPGLRREELAARAGISATWCAWIEQGRAVQASPEALVRIAQALSLTPAERSYLFELAGRLDPKAAARPQEEAPASLRAIIGALEHPAYGLDCCWSAVCWNDSAARLFRGWLDGDHQRNLLRFVFQESSARDLLPNWEDRARRLLAEFRADYGHMFRDERVKRFVHALRRDSEFFSRAWDEQGVRYREGGLRAFRHPQQELLFEQHSYTPSDAPCYKLVTLLPVG, encoded by the coding sequence ATGCTCGACGCGGATGAAAGACGACTTCTGGGGAATTTCATCCGTGCGCATCGGGAGCGGGCGCGGCCCGACATCGCGGACGGCAGACGGCGCACGCCTGGCTTGCGGAGGGAGGAGCTGGCCGCGAGGGCCGGCATCAGCGCGACCTGGTGCGCCTGGATCGAACAGGGGCGCGCCGTCCAGGCGTCGCCCGAGGCCCTCGTCCGCATCGCGCAAGCGCTCTCTTTGACGCCGGCGGAGCGCTCTTATTTGTTCGAACTCGCCGGACGGTTGGATCCCAAGGCGGCCGCGCGGCCGCAAGAGGAGGCGCCCGCGTCGCTACGCGCCATAATTGGCGCCCTCGAACACCCCGCCTATGGCCTCGACTGCTGCTGGAGCGCGGTTTGCTGGAACGACTCAGCCGCGCGGCTCTTTCGGGGCTGGCTCGATGGCGACCATCAACGCAATCTGCTGCGCTTCGTTTTTCAGGAAAGCAGCGCGCGCGATCTTCTCCCAAACTGGGAAGACCGAGCCCGCCGACTGCTCGCAGAGTTTAGGGCGGACTATGGGCATATGTTTCGCGACGAGCGGGTGAAGCGCTTTGTGCACGCCCTACGGCGTGACAGCGAATTCTTTTCGAGAGCATGGGACGAGCAGGGGGTTCGGTATCGCGAGGGAGGATTGCGAGCGTTCCGCCACCCGCAGCAGGAGCTGCTGTTCGAGCAGCATTCCTACACGCCGTCGGACGCTCCCTGTTACAAGCTCGTCACGCTCCTCCCCGTGGGTTAG
- a CDS encoding MAPEG family protein has product MTGLLTPVFVLVSLTFALLFWLGGSRYLSIRNREVRISDIALGQPAWPRRLTQIDRAYHNQFELPLLFYALVCLVIVTGAHPAGFRFLEWQFVVLRLAHAYVHVTSNQLRARFLLFAAGAMTLLAMWVLFGVGLLGSGD; this is encoded by the coding sequence ATGACGGGGCTCCTGACGCCCGTTTTTGTGCTTGTCTCATTGACCTTCGCATTGCTGTTCTGGTTGGGAGGATCACGCTATTTGAGCATCCGAAATCGGGAGGTGAGAATTTCGGATATTGCGCTGGGCCAGCCCGCATGGCCGCGCCGTCTGACTCAGATCGATCGCGCCTATCACAACCAGTTCGAACTTCCCCTCCTATTTTATGCGCTCGTGTGCCTCGTCATCGTAACCGGCGCGCACCCTGCGGGCTTCCGATTTCTCGAGTGGCAATTCGTGGTCCTGCGTCTTGCCCATGCCTATGTTCACGTGACATCGAACCAGCTGCGCGCAAGATTCTTACTCTTTGCCGCGGGGGCGATGACGCTGCTCGCGATGTGGGTCCTGTTTGGCGTCGGCCTTTTAGGCAGCGGCGATTAA
- a CDS encoding VOC family protein, giving the protein MIRIREIDHLVLRVVNLDAMLKFYCDVLGCTIERRQEAIGLIQLRAGRSLLDLVSVDGEIGSAGGEAPGKGGRNLDHFCFRVDPFDEPGIRRHLEANGVEAGPTRIRYGAEGDGPSIYVTDPERNVVELKGPSG; this is encoded by the coding sequence ATGATCCGCATCCGAGAAATCGACCATCTCGTGCTTCGCGTCGTGAACCTTGATGCAATGCTGAAGTTCTATTGCGATGTTCTGGGATGCACAATTGAGCGGCGGCAAGAGGCGATTGGCCTCATACAGCTGAGGGCGGGCCGGTCGCTTCTCGATCTTGTGTCGGTCGATGGCGAAATCGGCAGCGCCGGAGGCGAGGCTCCGGGGAAGGGCGGGCGGAACCTGGATCACTTCTGCTTCCGTGTAGATCCCTTTGATGAGCCCGGCATCCGCAGACATCTTGAGGCCAACGGCGTCGAAGCCGGCCCGACCCGCATCCGTTACGGCGCCGAAGGCGACGGACCTTCTATCTATGTCACGGACCCCGAGCGAAATGTTGTCGAACTCAAGGGTCCCTCAGGCTAA